A segment of the Toxotes jaculatrix isolate fToxJac2 chromosome 2, fToxJac2.pri, whole genome shotgun sequence genome:
CGTTTTGCCGTCTGAATAATGCAGCAGTCGAACACGatcaaagtaaacaaaaaccaTCCGGGGGAGCTCAGTGAAAGTGCCGTGCGTCAATTATTGATGCCGAAATGAGATTTGACGGGCCTAAAACACCTGCCTGTGCTGAACTGGACCCGCACGAGATTTCAGATTATCAGGCGAGGACTTGGCAGCAGCACCCAGCGCACTCCCAGAACACTGAAGAAAGCTGAGGAGGAGTGGCTGTTGGCAGCCAtatgtctgaaccagcaggatcCATCGTGGTATTTACAGTCACCTTCAAAGACCAGAAACATAAGAAAAACAGCGGACAGGAACATactggaacattttttttattaactgtttAGAATACACCATAGTAAAGCATTTTGGATCTTCTCTTGTAGACTCTTTGGGCATCCAGTGCCAGATTCAACAGCACGCTTTGTTTTCGCTGTCGTGTTCTCCAGCCCTCTGATCGCTCTTCATCCACCTGTGATAGGCcgagctgctgctcacactgaACATCCTGAAAGGTTAAAGGAGCTTGATGCAGAGGGTGGAGAGCTCGCACAGGGCACAGACACACCTCGTCTCTTGCTTCCCACTGCGGCAAACAGGAAgtcaaataaatacacaacagtCTCACTTTCTgtagtgcccccccccccacaccaccaCAGAGCAGCGGGGCACATGTTACACGTAGCGTTGCCCTGTTTACAACATTCACTCTTGTGACTGGTGCCtgtatctgcatgtgtttaaatgtgatCCTACATGTACTGTAGGTGTAGTAGATGCGATCAGATTGCACtcatgagcaaaaaaaaaaaaaaaagactgaattcTGTACACGGTCATccaatattaaaaatacattaaattacattttccaaaTAAATATTGGTCCATTTTCATTAGTATGCCAAGTACATCTTCCTGAGACACTTTCAGAAAACCAGACACcatagattctttttttttttttgatccatGAGTATACTCTCTCCAGTCTTCCTTtgattttctctccatctctctggaGGCAAAATAACTGTTCATGCTACACTTACTTCAACCATCCACTTATGAGATCATCTCTTATCATATGACTTGCTCTCTCATCCGTGCCAAGACATACATAGTAAACAGATTTCTCCCGCTGCACCAGTGCAGCGTAATCTAAGACGTGAAATCGTGTTTCTGTTGCAGACGCACACCTTGACAACGTTACAGTCAGATATACAGACACCACCAGACAACTGCAGTTTCCGCCGTATTTTACTGTAACTGACCTGAAGGTCCATCTGTGCCGTGAAGTGATTTACCTGTGTGAGAGTAATACGTGTGCTTCGTTGAGATGACATACTCTAAAGTAAATGCATACAAACGCTCCActcacatgctgacaaaataatTTGTGTAATAACAGTCAAACAGcccaaaggttttttttgttgttgtttttttgttttttttgaaaatacaaatgtgtttatggaagcttttttttgtgtgtttcacagtATCAACGTGATTCTCTTCCTGCTGGCTTGCTCAGCAGTCACCACACTGTAGCTCTCTAGCAGTGTGTAGCCAATTTGGCTTTGTGCTGCCAAGCTCTCTggtacacacgtacacacgtacacacgtacacacacacacacacacacacacacacacacactcactttaaGTACCTTTACATGAGGAACCACAATAGCAAACATCAGCTGgcttcatcctcaccatcatcATTTGTAGTCTGTTATTGCTTTCATATACCAATATTGTTATAAGATCAAGTGAAGGGAAAGAGGAAACGTGTCGTCCATCGTCCATCGTCTTGCAGGGAGTCAGCCCCGACTTGGAGCCCAGATAAAAAAATTTTCCTcttcacaggaaacagaaaaaacaactaCTGGATTATCCATAAATGTGATGTAAGGCAGCAGAAGATGAACAGATGGGCTTCCCTTCTTCAGACGAGTGTATACATACAAAAAGTACtgctttcctgttttttttttctctcaagtCCTTTCAAGTTCCCATTAGTCTATACGTTAGAGACAGCGCTGTTAGCATCTCGCGCCTGCCGGATTCCGTACAGCCACTTGATGACTCGAGCGTTCCTCTCGATGACGGAGATGCCGTACGGGACCCGTTCGTTGGCTCTAGATGGCCCGTCCTCGtcgtcctcatcctccctcGCCCTCTCAGCCTCGTCTCCGCACTCCGAGCTAGGCGTGCTCACGCTGCGGAGCTTGGAGATGGACACAATGTCCGAGTTGGCCCTCGTGAAGCGCTCCACTCCGCCcatcccctccacctcctccggGTCCAGCCCGCAGTAGTTGAAGAATCGCTCCAGGTCGGCAGTTGCGCGGGAGTAGCGGTCGCTCAGGTCTGATTTGGAGCGGTGCAAGGATGGGTGCTTACGGGAAGACCCCTTGGAGCTGGCGTTTGATATCCGGGTGAAAGCAGGGGAGGCTGGTGGGATCATGCCCGCTCGAACCAGCATGGGACTGGGTGGTAGGTAGGCTGGAGGGGAGGGCAGGGTTTGTGAGGGAGTGCTGAGCTGAGAATGGGCTTGGGGTTGGCTGTGAgtaggtggaggtggtggtggaacCTGGGGGTGTGCAACTTGGCCCTGGGGAGTCTGTCTGGGCCTGAGCTGGGGCTGCAGCTGGGCCCTCTGGGGCTTCCTTATCTCAGCCTGAGGCCGAACATCCACCCTACGCACTGTCACTGAGTTTGGGGAGCTGTAGGGCGCTGGAACCCCAATGCGCGGAGCTCGTGCTGGGATAGGGGGCGGACGTCGGGTGAGTTCTGCTGCAGGGGTCCGGAGGTTGTTGTTGAGTGGAGAGGAAGTGCAGGAAGAGGTGGATGAAGAATTGGTCGTGCCATGAGTCAAAGGTGTCAAAGGTTTGAGGTTGTTGAGAACTCGGTTGCTCCTCTCCTGTTCTGCTGACAGGCTACTGCTGATGCTCTTAGCTCCTGATGAAGGAGAcgatgaggagggggaggtggaggaagacgACTGGGAACAGGGCAATGGTCCATCACATACATCATTGATCAGATTATTCAGAATATCCAAGTTGAGAGCAggccctcttctccctcctggtccctctctccctcctccattcTCCACTTCAGCTGGGCAGCGGGGAACTTTGCGGGCCGGGGGATTGCTGATCTGGCACTGCAGCATCATCCCTGGAGGAACGAGGGGCTTGCGGATGATTGGTGGCTTGATGGGGGCCTGGCGGGTGAGGGCCACCTGCTGGCTCTTAACATACTTGGCCTTGTCAGCCTCCAGGCGCTCGACGGCGCTCAGTTTACGGGCCCCGGGCTCCGCCTGACGACGGAAGTAGTCTGGACCCTTGTTAAGTATCCTGAAGGGCATGGCAGAGGTGAAGGGAACTCCGGCCAGACGGCCGTCTGACGGCCGCAGGGTCTCCACCGGCATTCTGGAGGAGCTGACGGAGACAAAGAAGGATTTTAGAACAGTTTTTGAAACAGAATTATCAAAGAAGAAAGGACAAAGAGTGAATGATCAAGAGCTGagaaagaataagaaaacaatTTACCTCTCTGTATTTACTGAGTTAAATATAAAGAACAATGTTTTATAGCTCtaatttaacaacaacaatgttGTGAACATGAGGCGCAGGATAAACTGaactgacagagggagaggtgggTGAGAGTGGGGCTTTAATGGTCAACCAACATCCTTTTAGGGCTCCCACATGTCCTCTCTAAGCTTAAGAAAATAGCTCTTTTgtactctctcttttcttcccactctcctccccctcctcccagcCTTGCACCCTGGCTCCCAGAGCCCCCTTTAACTTCCTTACCGGTCGCTGCGCTGCTgctctcacttctctctctttcttcctcctttcttctccgtCGCCCCTCTTGCTCTTTTATCCTTCCTTTTTCCCAGTCCGGGCTCAGTGAAAGGCTACTTGTGGGACAGGGTCAGTCGGGGTCAAATTCCACATCAGGCCCGGACGGACCACCTCTATCAGCGCAGCAGTGGCCCAGAAGGGGGTTAGGCTGCGGATCGGGGTCACCAGTCAGCCACAGTGCAGCTGTATCCAAAAAGCAGGTCTGGTGGATCAGCCAGCAAAGATACCGGCAACACGACAGCCTTTATGATCCCCTTAACGATCTCCGTCCAACTCGTCTGTTCGGCCCCCGTCCGCCCGTCCAGCTGTGATCATACACAAAAAGCCGGCCGGTAATTCAGCTGGAGAGCCCCACAGTCCTGGAGGGGGTTAAAAACAGTTGGAAGTCCAAGTCAAATAAAGGTACAACTCGGTGTTTTCTGTCCGTGTCTCATTaacaaaaacatccacacacactgatacatacacacacacactcacacacacacacacttctccgGCTGACAGACAGGGAATCTCTTCAACACTGAAGTGGAGCAGACGGGACAGGCTTTAATACCACGTCTGGCTCCTCCCAGCCGGCCAATCACACGTCAGGCCAGGAGCCTCAGTGGGGCACAGGGGGCGGGGTGGTGGGCGGTAGGCTTGCTCGCATTGGTCCACCTCGAACGGGATTCTGACCAATTGGACCCCTCCCCCCTCCGAGCACAACAAAACACCGAGGCAGGattttcattcaaatgaaaattCTTTGAAAGGCAGAAAGGGggggggagaaagggagaggaggacaacGGGCAAAACAGCTGCAATTTTTTACATTGACTTGCATCAAGCTCGGTGGGGTGctatgaaaacacagtgaaaaacactgaaagccGGCACAACTGTTCCTCTTTGTGTCCATCACAGTGGAGACAAAGTGTGGACAATAGAGCATCATCTCATTCCCAGTCTAATGCTGCTCTAATGCCTCTAACTGGTGTTTGTAGTCTAATGGACTCGCGCAGTGACTGCACTGTTTAAAACTGGCTGAATAAATGCAACACTactgaagagacaaagaaacgtgaacaaagacagagaaagtttTATCCCATTTCTACAACTTAGCCAATTACTCTCAGTGTAAGGAGCTCAAAGCTCTGCTGACGCACACAATGTTCATCtgctttccctctgtctccaagCTCTGATTTCCCAGAAAAACAATTCTCTCCATCCCCCCACCGCCACCATCACCACCCTCCCTACGCTCTTCACCACTGCTCATCCCTTCCCCTCCTTATCGTTTACAACATTACACTCCAGGGTTACATCACACCCAGTCTGTGGGCccgtttctctccctcctccacctccaacaTATCTATCCACACATTTTTAATTAGTCTTTTTATAGCAGTCTTCCCGTCCTGTCTCCCTCAACATGTGACCCTGTTTTCCCCACAtctcctcgtcttcctctcactctcatcCCTGAACAGAAGACCAGCAGCAGGCTGAGAGGAAAAGCAACCATGACATCTTAcacttggacacacacacacacacacacacacgctttcaGGTACTTCAAGAGCTTGGAAACTCAGAGTGAGCACACACAGTAGTCACACACTTTACTTTCATCTTAACCATGTGACAGCCCAGAGTTTAAAATAGTGCAgcttaaattaaaacacatttgcatcacagaaaataatgattCACAAACCTCGTGCAACCAGAAGCCTTCAGGCAAATCCCAAGAGAATACATTTAGGcgataaagcaaaaaaaaaatttctattatggaaacagtaaatgcacaaaaaagaGGATGCTCTGAGTGAGAAGAAACTTTCACATCTTATAGACAAAGAAAGGAGGGATTGTTTGGTTAGGTCAAGTTAGAGGAAGACAGAAACTCacaggagatgatgatgatgatgatgatgacattaTCACAGTTGCAGCTTGAGCTATTCAAAAGGGCTTAATGATGTGATGATGAttaggagacacacacacacgcctgtcTTCAAAACCCTTAAGCTTTAATTAGTTAAACGAGTACTCCGCTGATTTACCACTGCACTTCTATAACACTGTCGGACTcatgatggacagaaaaaagatCAAAATCACTGCACAGAACCAGAGATAAcgtctctttttatttcatggatTCTTGTCACAAGCCGGCACCtaaattacccacaatgcaacttgactGCTGACAGCTTGGTCAGAGATTCAGGGGGTGTTATGCCACTTGTCTCACGAGGAGCAGTCTACAGAGGTCTGCAGTCTGAACAGAACTGGTGGAGTTCCTCtttaacacacaaaatgaatgtGTGCGGTGTATCAACAAGCCCAGCAcatgacacaacacaacactggctgcttaaaaaaaaacacgtttGAACCACAGtgcagtaaacacagaaaagaccACAGTAAAAACTGGAGACAAACAGTGACACTTAAAACAGGCCAGCCCAGAGAATATGAATACAGGCAAAACATATGCATGAAAATAAGCCACTACTATTTAATTACATTGTTTTACTTCTTAAACAATATACATCAATTTTTGTTTACAATTTTTTATGATGAAGTACATTCACATCATCGTTCTCCATCCAAAATATTCAATTTCTTTTCTTGAAAATCTCCTCCAGCTTTGAAAGCAGTCTtctaacaacacacacacggacaacACCAGCTTCAGTGCAATACCTACATGTAAATATAGAAATGGTTGTATATGAATCCATTCATAAAAACTCATCCTAAAAGAAAGACTTTACCAGAAATGGCAAAGAAAAACGTCTGGTCACAGAAACCTCAGCTGCCTCAGGTTTAGTATGCTGTGGCCTTGTCATTACCCTCGCACAGGCCTCTCCTGAAAAAACATCCTTTTAGTCCACATTTAGACCCTTTTCATGTCCACAAAAAGACCAACGTCTTGAACGGGCCTGTGGCTGGACACAAATACTTTTGACAGAGGTCCCAGTTCAATGTGTAATGGCCTAAAGAGCGTACACatactaaccctaaccctttctgcCTTTTCAGCAACATATCATGATGTAACTTAAAAGCTCCATCCCTGCTGGTGCACAACAGGTCTGCCACACACACTTTACTACAGCTGGACcaatcacataaacacaaagggGGGGATCATGGGTTATCTCATGAGtttaacattataaaacacatgGTGTCAACAACCACACAAAAGCTGcgtacatgcagacacacacacattgatccCTGTCACACCCATGCAATCCCATGATCCTCTCATTCAGTGTCTTTGTTACCATATTGGTCCCAACAGTGTGATGGATGGAGGACTGGAGAGAGTTTGAACTACTAACAGTTACTACTGTCGATGCACTAAAGCCTTAAAAAGATCAAATGAAAGCTGCTGAATGAATTCACACCGCATAGAGATCAGGTTTGGAAGTATGTAAATGAAAACCCACTTACTGTTCTTCTTTAAAGCTGCGCACTGAGAAGATCCATCTACATGAAAATACTGACGGCCTGGATAGACCCCAGTCCTAAACACAGCTGCTATTGTCATTTATTTCCTCACTGTACAGGCTCAGACAGCTAAAAAACGTCTGCTGTGaactaaagtgtgtgtgtgtgaacagtgctGTTATACCTCAAGCTGCTACAGAACAAAGTGAAAAGTGATCAAGCATGGGTCCacgagcctgtgtgtgtgtgtgtgtgtgtgtgagtgagttaaCAATAACTTCCCAAGGaaacaaaaacctccctcagccCGTTTGTCTCGTTTTTCCAACTTTCCATCTTTTACTTTCCATTCATGTTCTGTTCTGCAGTTACACAAACAGCTGATGTCTCCAAAAGCGACGACGAGTGCACCACAGGCACCGACCACAGCAACAGACCGAGGAATGATATTTCTATTCCATGATGGAAACTCGCTCGGTTCAATTATCACAAAACTATGCTAACCGCGGTGTCTTTATGAATCTAAGTGCTTTTACATTCGGCTTTCCAACCACCATATTAGTGGGTAACGATATGGCTTAtgatgtctgctgtgtgtgtgtgtgtgtgtgtgtgtgtgtgtatgtgtatggttGTGTTTCATAGTGACGGAGCGGGCGAGTATATgagcaagagacagaaagaacagagggaaaaaCTAAAGTGTGAATGTTTTTAACCAGATTTCTATGACCGGAAATGTTGGGCTGGGTGGCAGGGAACACTCCAGCTGAAAGGAGGAGATGACTAGCACTTTACCACAACTGACTGACTATGGTCATCTACCAGCCAGCCTGCATAACACTAATTATAGGGAGAGCCCATGACTGGGAGCAATTTGACTTGCCAATATTTTCTAGCACTTAGTAACTGAGTGACTGAATAAATAGCAAACATCAGCACGTGAGGAAGTGGATttcaggaggagaggaaagaggaaggagaaacacAGGCTGCATCTGATCGTTTTCATACTTTTCTTCCTAGAAAATGTCCTGAGACTGGACAAGAAACAGGAAGATGCAGCACTCTGAGGGTCCAAACACTGTGCGACAGGAACAAGGTGCGTCTATGTGTGCGAGTTGTGTGACGCCAGCTGGCTTGTCATATCTCAGTGGCCTTGGTCTCAGCGGACATTGACCCCAGACTGTctagaaaacaagagaaacctCCACCTAAATGGAGGTCACCAGAAATCCCCTCCTGTTCAATACGAAACtcaggattaaaaaaacatttgaaccAAATAAGTGAAAGACACATAGATAAGATGGTTTCACTGAACTCTATCGTCTCAGAAGTCAGAATGTGCTTAACAACAATTTTCCTAATGCTGGAGGGGACTCGGCATCCTGCTCTGAGCAATGTGCAGCtagatgtcagaaaataatattCACTTCCTTAAATCTTTGAGGAGAATTTCtgtgtcataaaaactcattgGAAGAGTCACCTTCACCCCaagcagggagagaaaagagagtggGAGTGAGTCAGTCGTGATTTCTCAGGTTTATCACCCAGTGTAGGGACGAGCAGGAAGCGATGACGCATCTCACAACAGGAAATGTgtgagaaagacacaaaaacaaacaaacatgcttcGCTGGAATGTTTGCTCCCGaccgcgcgtgtgtgtgtgtgtgtgtgtgtgtgtgtgtgtgtgtgtgtgtgtgtgtgtgtgtgtgtgtgtgtgtgtgtgaccagcaGGTTGACCCTGTTTTACGGTGACCCTAGGCATCTATTTCTGGGCACTCAGACCTGAAATCGGTACACAATGCCCTGACAGCCACTGTAGAGGAATCACAGAGTGAGGTAAGCTGTAGCACTGACTGTGCAGTCTAACCACTGCTTAACAAAGATGCAACGCCGGACAAAGAAACACAATAAGAACACAACAGTCTTTTGTGAAGGACAGTCACAGTAAATGTTCTTTTATGTTAAgagtttatatttttatctgCTCTACCtttaatacacaaaaataacaagaaacaacagaaaagatgCACCACTTCTTTctacagaggtcagaggtcagggtgaAATACAGAACAGACATAACCATGGCAGGGATTCAGTGCCTTGGACTGTTTGGCTGATGTGGGGGTCACTCAAGTTAATCATCTTTAAGTCATGAGATGTTAAGTGCCCAGATGCGGCAATGTAGTCATGTCGTCATGGCACTATTGCTGGAGTGAGGACCAGTGGGACAGTGGATATTAAAGAGACAAGCACTGAAGGTGCTCTCCCTAACATTTCCATTGTTTGACCAACTCTGGTGGCTGCTGCTTGAATACTTTATGCTGAATTGACTCAGCTAAGCATCTTCCTATTGTCTTCTGGCCGAATAATAGTCTAACCTCATGGCAAAAAGGCTTATACCCAGGTTTTGGCCTATCAGGTTATGTGCATGCAACACAAACCCAAGCCCATCACCCCACTGGGACACGCTGGCTTCAATTTTTAAGTCAATAAAAAAGCTTAAAAGAAGGGTTCAAAAGGTTATCAGCCACTCCCCCTCAGGGCTGATTTAGGGACAGctaatgaagacagagagacgagCACCAGGGCACCAACCTTCGCAGGATTCAACCCTTAATGCTTTGGCTTCACCACACAGTGCTGTGCAGCTATCAGCCCTGGCCACGCTGCTCATTTCCTACAGAAAACAGCTCTTGGCCGGCTGGAGAACTCCACTGACATGCATGACTGAAGTGTCTGGACGAGAGGGTTATGCAACCATTATATGCACTGGAGTCTAGTCCACTGCAAAAACAACCATTGAGCCGTAATCAGACAGTTATTACAGCATCCAGCTCCATCTCTGTATTCCACCCCCCACCCGCTCTCTCCATCCATTGCTTCTTCTCTTAAACCCCCTCCTCCATCTCAGCccatcactgtctgtgtctgtggccccaggaaacacacacatccatgcacaaTTACACCCGAGGGTGGGACGGGGAGGGGTCCAGTGCAATCCTGTCTCGTGCATATGTGTAGCTGTGCATCCGTGAATGTCGGcatcctcattttctctgtgtgtgtttgtgtcatgagGAGAGTTTTGACTGAGGAGGTAATCAGTGGAGAGCAGGTGGCCCAGTCCTCCCTCAGGAAAACTAAGCCCAGCTGTGAAGGCAAACATATTGGAACATCTGCCATGTGCCTATGTCAgccaaataataaaaaaaataataataataaaataggaTTGTATGCATATGCAACACAAGcaagaacaacaaaataaaaaaagtgtcATCGATTCATCTCTATCTACAGTTTGAAAGGTTGTAAGGGAGACAGCAACCATTCAAAAACAAGTCAgcgacagacagtcagagacgtTCCCACTCACTCTAGTGATATGTTCATCCTTTACTGTGTTCTTTTTgcaaaaaacaagcagaaaacaaTTACGTTTTTAAGTTTTTTGGAAGGTTTCTCACCCAAACTAAATGAATCTCCACTCATGTTAAAAATCAGACTTCAAGGTTACTCTTTGTCGGCCTTCAGTTCGCACTTACATCAGCCATAAtagaaaaaagaacattttagaAGTTGCAGGATGGATGAGCTGATACCTACAGTCTTCAGGTGATTTGCTAAACGTGTTGTATATTTGTTGCCTTGCTTGTTTCACTGTCGTCAGAGATCATCCACGCAAATTTGTTTCTCGACCTTTGTTTCTCGATCTTTCAAGCGTAGTTATAACTTGTAAGCCGGTCACGTGGTCATGTGTTACCCGTGTCAGTACTCGTAACGTGAGATGAGAACTGTGACACACCAAACTATCACTAAGATTAAATGTCCTTGTCTGAGATTGACTAATAATTAATGTTGATGCATAATGAATAATGCTGGGTTAGTATTTCTTGTTTCATAGGCTATTTGGGATTTTTGTGGtaatgtatataaaaaaaaaaaaaaaatacattttaaaaagcagcctTCGCATATTGATTTCGATGTTGATTACCATAGCAACGGTACAAGCCCAGGCATTTGGGTCAGCCCTAACTTTTACAAAATTCAACCTTTTGCTTTATATCCTGAAGGACAGCAGGCCAGCTTTAGGTTTCAGGAGAGGAGTAAGATTCTGCTAAGCCTGTTTTAATTCAGCTATAATATTTATGAGATGTTGGGTGACTATTTTTTCTCCACTGGATAATTAGCATGCAGGATTACAACCACTCAGATTTACAATGCCCGTAGAGATTCTGGCACTGCTGAGCCTCCAGAGAGTGAAATAACTGATCCAGCAAATAACTTCTGCTGATTATAGAAACTGTTATGATACTCCCCAAACTGATCTGCAGATCTGGATTTTGGAAAATCagtatgtttaaatgtgtttggatCAATGGTTGGAGGCAACTCTCGCTCAGCTGGAGCTAATCTGTtaggtaacacacacacgcacacacacacacctggggaCATATGAGCTCATGCAGACACAAGCGCGCTTATGAACACTAATACAGTTACATGCCAACAGCACActaaaagaaacacaactgcATGAAGCACACAAGTTAACAGTCACATGCACACGTACGCACAGCTCTGTGCTGCGAGAGTGGAGCCTGAAGGCAAACAATAATGTGCGGCGACAGAAGATACCCCCACCTTCAACGTGGTGATGAACACATTCCAGAGACACGCAGGCATGGACGCAATCACATACTGCTGtccacacacgcacgcacgcacgcacgcacacacacacacacacacacacagagagagagagagagagagagagagagagagagagagagagagagagagagagagagagagagagagagagagagagagagagagagagagagagagagagagagagctgggaggGAGAGTGGTCACTGTGGAGTCGCCTCAATGGCTAGGCCTCAGTGTTGGCTTGGATTCAGGGACTGTtttactgacacactgacacacacacactgacacacactgttggTTGCACTCACAAGTACAAACACAGTCATACACAGGACTCATTCTTCAAATGTTAACCCTTTATAGTCCCTGATTACCTCTCCACTGACGGAGGTGCTGAGTCTGTTAAAGTGGCCATGAAAAGGtgactttctgtttgttttagccAACTGACTGATGTGATAATCCCTCAGCATGTCTTTCTCTCCCAAACACAACACCGCCTTTAAAATGCAAGTAAAACCATGCAAGGTTCATCAAACTGTGTTAGCTCTTTGACCCTTATCAAACGCAGTCGGTGAGATAATCCAAAGACACGATAACGCTCTGAAACGCTGgaaataaaacatcagcatcAAACTTGTCAGAGGTACAGTACATGCGCCCTGCCAGCCTGCCACACAGCCTCTCACCCTGTTACAGCTCAGAGGGCTGAGAGAATGAAAATAGTCCTGGAGCAGAGCTGCCAAATGTTATAATCAAGACCAGTATTTTTAGATTTGGCATGCCATCTCAAGGACAAGGAAGCACAGGCAgggacacagaaagagacaataGCTTCCTCTATTATAATGGAGGTTTTCAGTTGCTCTGCATTGGTGTCCACAAATGTCACAGCAAACACTCAATGCTTGTGGTCTTGCTGTCATCCTATGTGTCAGATATTAGATGCAACAAAGGACTGGAAGTCTTAACATgtcaataaatgtcataaaGTCATCATTAAAGACATACGGAGAAAATAATGAAGTCAAAACATCACTCTCAAAAGTTTGCTGTCGATACTCTCAAACATCTTCCCGCCTTTTAAATACGCAGACACAACCTCATGTctacacacagcagacacactgatCTGTTCACACAGGACAGACGGTAAAGTTTACTTACATGATGTTTACACGGAGTCAGATCCCGTAACTGGATCTCTGGAATACAGGAGCTGCACTGAAAGAAGCAGGTAGGAGCTCTGAGTGTGTACGGCTGCTTTCAGCTGGCACAAGCACCAGAGTGCCGGTATGTGCGtggtgtgttcctgtgtgtgagcGAGCCAAGTAAACACTAACCTGAGCGTCTCTCTGCTGCTTAGGCTAATAcgctctcctccttctcctcccactGCTGAGCAGGACTCCACCCCCTCTGTCTACAAGCAGGAAGAGAGTTGGGAGAGCAGGAAGCaagagctttttcttttaatcacatGATCTTCCTGGACTCTCTCATTAGCCTGTCTTTCTTTTGAAGTGCTATTTCCACTACCTATAGCAGTGGTACCAGTAATGcaggaaatggaaaatggaaactatgatttatttattttttttaatttctaatttttcaaaCCTGCTGATGTAGTGGAACATGAAAA
Coding sequences within it:
- the wu:fa11c10 gene encoding protein FAM110A, translating into MPVETLRPSDGRLAGVPFTSAMPFRILNKGPDYFRRQAEPGARKLSAVERLEADKAKYVKSQQVALTRQAPIKPPIIRKPLVPPGMMLQCQISNPPARKVPRCPAEVENGGGREGPGGRRGPALNLDILNNLINDVCDGPLPCSQSSSSTSPSSSSPSSGAKSISSSLSAEQERSNRVLNNLKPLTPLTHGTTNSSSTSSCTSSPLNNNLRTPAAELTRRPPPIPARAPRIGVPAPYSSPNSVTVRRVDVRPQAEIRKPQRAQLQPQLRPRQTPQGQVAHPQVPPPPPPTHSQPQAHSQLSTPSQTLPSPPAYLPPSPMLVRAGMIPPASPAFTRISNASSKGSSRKHPSLHRSKSDLSDRYSRATADLERFFNYCGLDPEEVEGMGGVERFTRANSDIVSISKLRSVSTPSSECGDEAERAREDEDDEDGPSRANERVPYGISVIERNARVIKWLYGIRQARDANSAVSNV